A portion of the Streptomyces platensis genome contains these proteins:
- a CDS encoding NAD-dependent epimerase/dehydratase family protein gives MRILVLGGTLFVGRAIVDEALRTGAEVTVFGRGKTGTELFPGVPRLLGDRDTGDYRALHDGSWDAVVDVSGYVPRHVGQAMDALGDRAGRYLFVSSHAVYQREGVGPGSTEDTPRRPPVRDTEELSEDTYGPLKVACEDDVVARYGARATIVRPGRVTGPYDSADAVPYWVRRAARGGRVALPADPGQPVQLVDSRDLARLVVRLLVDARPGAFHAVGPDEPTTLGGLIETCARVAGAETEIVPVSPAGRPPMFPLVRPQWTTQQRSPARARAAGLTATPLAVTLADVLAWDRGRGEPPLRAGYSPEEERAVLARHDAGAVGG, from the coding sequence ATGCGGATTCTGGTACTGGGCGGGACATTATTCGTGGGCCGCGCCATTGTGGACGAGGCGCTGCGCACCGGCGCCGAGGTGACGGTGTTCGGCAGGGGAAAGACCGGGACGGAGCTGTTCCCCGGGGTGCCCCGGCTCCTCGGTGACCGGGACACCGGCGACTACCGGGCACTGCACGACGGCAGTTGGGACGCGGTCGTGGATGTCAGCGGCTATGTGCCACGGCATGTCGGGCAGGCGATGGACGCGCTGGGGGACCGGGCCGGGCGGTATCTGTTCGTCTCCAGCCATGCGGTGTATCAGCGCGAGGGGGTGGGGCCGGGGTCGACCGAGGACACCCCGCGCCGCCCGCCCGTCCGGGACACCGAGGAGCTCAGCGAGGACACCTACGGTCCGCTCAAGGTGGCCTGCGAGGACGATGTGGTGGCCCGGTACGGCGCACGGGCGACGATCGTGCGGCCGGGAAGGGTGACCGGACCGTACGACTCGGCGGACGCTGTCCCGTACTGGGTACGCCGGGCCGCCCGCGGCGGACGGGTGGCACTGCCCGCCGACCCCGGGCAGCCGGTGCAGCTCGTCGACTCGCGTGATCTGGCCCGTCTGGTGGTGCGGTTGCTCGTCGACGCGCGTCCCGGCGCGTTCCACGCGGTGGGGCCGGACGAGCCGACCACCCTCGGCGGGCTCATCGAGACCTGTGCGCGGGTGGCGGGCGCCGAGACCGAGATCGTTCCGGTGTCGCCCGCCGGTCGGCCGCCGATGTTCCCGCTGGTCCGGCCGCAGTGGACGACACAGCAGCGCAGTCCGGCGCGGGCCCGGGCGGCGGGGCTGACCGCGACCCCGCTGGCGGTGACCCTGGCCGATGTCCTGGCCTGGGACCGCGGGCGCGGTGAACCGCCGCTGCGGGCCGGTTACTCCCCCGAGGAGGAGCGGGCGGTGCTCGCGCGGCACGACGCCGGGGCCGTCGGCGGATGA